One segment of Malassezia restricta chromosome V, complete sequence DNA contains the following:
- a CDS encoding phosphoribosylglycinamide formyltransferase: protein MSESDTNLASMRSRAEALLARYGGQNGPTGHAAVDGSGEPQSLSSFIGGKAKAPRLGKLTGDGRTSSYHESDAVPYKELPGLAQPGSMASFMEQRERAMFPEVAEAKDKARAVQSDASMETTFPKRSTSGKQIVVLISGSGSNFQAILDATCGDAPAIPNAQIVRVISNRMKAYGLQRAKNVDPPIPTSVHSLKTYQTRNPGKTRDDYDLVLADRVLGDEGHVPDLVVLAGFMHIVSETFLSAMGHATSLAAPPAFAKRPHEPVPIINLHPALPGAFDGANAIERAYEAFQAGEIEHTGVMVHEVVAEVDRGAPILVRRVPIYKGESLDALETRMHSVEHELIVEAAAKVLSGEHTITAPCTPTSFLRLAHGSWDAVPRPLVLHDTDVLWVNGPSPFVWLGRAAPATWKGQLTDEMRSQHARMEYQGRESTDFFNAIGKILVTMHSTSTPQRLFLVRLDQDALCIDEVAFEARSLCSAYTAVALNPQGIWIWHGIGSDDAQRRHAEEWSRSLGPTYKLVDTSELLSLFKDKEFADGWHHRRRPSLPVALRSAQLYSPASVEVPSRFHLADIKTTTVSLVDAYLEMYVIIGAYARGDKDAIEAALSRAERMAAREDPSQMTPPIHVIVLPSIVPLDLLSLARDTWNADVFTEGMETGDDTSPLLMNLHALSEAQRQLAQAPQTSTHPTNQNFLPVGAPSCR from the coding sequence ATGAGCGAATCGGACACGAATCTCGCATCAATGCGTTCGCGCGCCGAGGCTTTACTCGCTCGATATGGTGGCCAAAATGGACCAACAGGACATGCGGCCGTTGATGGGTCAGGCGAGCCACAGTCTCTAAGTTCGTTTATTGGCGgcaaggccaaggcgccgcgACTGGGCAAGCTTACGGGTGATGGCCGCACGTCATCGTATCACGAGTCCGATGCAGTTCCGTACAAGGAACTCCCTGGTTTGGCCCAGCCCGGATCGATGGCCAGCTTTAtggagcagcgcgagcgcgccaTGTTCCCTGAAGTAGCCGAGGCCAAGGACAAAGCTCGGGCCGTGCAGTCGGACGCCTCAATGGAAACGACGTTCCCTAAGCGCAGCACTTCTGGGAAGCAAATCGTTGTGCTTATCTCTGGATCAGGCAGTAATTTTCAGGCGATCCTTGATGCCACATGTGGGGATGCGCCAGCCATCCCAAACGCACAGATTGTTCGCGTCATTTCAAATCGCATGAAAGCCTATGGTCTACAGCGTGCTAAAAATGTCGACCCACCTATCCCCACAAGTGTACACAGCCTAAAGACATACCAAACTCGCAACCCGGGAAAGACGCGCGACGACTATGATCTTGTACTGGCCGACCGTGTGCTGGGGGACGAGGGTCACGTTCCAGACCTGGTGGTCCTCGCCGGGTTCATGCATATTGTTTCCGAAACGTTCCTGAGTGCTATGGGACATGCCACATCACTCGCTGCACCTCCTGCCTTTGCGAAGCGTCCCCATGAACCCGTGCCTATTATAAACCTGCACCCAGCCCTGCCTGGCGCTTTCGACGGTGCGAATGCCATTGAGCGTGCTTATGAAGCCTTTCAGGCTGGTGAGATTGAACATACAGGCGTCATGGTCCACGAAGTAGTGGCTGAAGTGGACCGCGGTGCGCCTATCCTTGTTCGTCGCGTGCCGATCTACAAGGGCGAGTccctcgatgccctcgaaacgcgcatgcacagcgtcgAGCATGAACTTATCGTCGAGGCTGCTGCCAAGGTTTTGTCGGGCGAGCACACTATTACAGCTCCTTGCACACCCACTAGCTTCTTGCGACTGGCTCATGGATCTTGGGATGCGGTGCCTCGACCcctcgtgctgcacgacacTGACGTGCTGTGGGTGAATGGGCCGTCTCCTTTCGTGTGGCTTGGTCGCGCTGCCCCAGCGACATGGAAAGGCCAACTGACCGACGAAATGCGTTCGCAGCACGCGCGCATGGAGTATCAGGGCCGTGAATCGACAGACTTTTTCAATGCCATTGGCAAGATATTGGTCACTATGCACAGCACAAGTACTCCCCAGCGCCTGTTTCTTGTTCGCCTGGACCAAGATGCGCTTTGCATTGACGAAGTGGCCTTTGAGGCTCGGTCTCTTTGTTCCGCTTATACGGCGGTTGCACTAAACCCACAGGGTATATGGATTTGGCACGGCATAGGCAGTGATGACGCacagcggcggcacgccgaagAATGGTCTCGCTCACTTGGTCCAACGTACAAGCTGGTCGACACAAGCGAACTTTTGTCTTTATTCAAGGACAAAGAGTTTGCGGACGGATGGCACCATCGCCGTAGACCGAGTCTGCCCGTGGCCTTGCGGTCAGCTCAGCTGTACTCGCCCGCGTCTGTGGAAGTGCCTAGCAGGTTTCACTTGGCTGATATCAAGACAACCACAGTGTCCCTGGTTGATGCATACTTGGAAATGTATGTGATCATCGGTGCTTATGCGCGAGGCGATAAagatgcgatcgaggcaGCGCTGTCCCGTGCCGAGCGTATGGCTGCCCGTGAGGATCCCTCACAAATGACGCCGCCAATCcacgtcatcgtcctccCAAGCATTGTCCCCCTCGACCTTCTTTCTCTCGCCCGTGATACATGGAATGCAGACGTCTTCACGGAAGGCATGGAGACCGGCGATGACACATCGCCTCTGCTCATGAATCTGCATGCCCTGTCCGAAGCACAAAGACAGTTGGCACAGGCACCCCAGACCTCCACGCATCCGACCAATCAAAATTTCTTGCCTGTGGGTGCTCCGTCGTGCAGGTAA
- a CDS encoding large subunit ribosomal protein L23Ae: MSQVQDKKNLATRKAHVAKKVVQKGSSGQTRVRKVRTSPSFYRPKTLRLARNPKYPRKSAPHLPRSDACKTLLYPLTTESAMKKIEDVNTLVFIVDRNTNKRQIKAALEKAYDVKAARVNTLIRPDGKKKAFIRLTPDQDALDVSNRIGFI, encoded by the exons ATGTCGCAGGTCCAAG ACAAGAAGAACCTGGCTACGCGGaaggcgcacgtcgccaaGAAGGTCGTCCAGAAGGGTAGCTCTGGTCAGACGCGTGTGCGCAAGGTccgcacgtcgccgtcgttCTACCGCCCCAAGACGCTCCGCTTGGCGCGCAACCCGAAATACCCTCGTAAGAGCGCTCCTCACCTGCCGCGCTCGGATGCCTGCAAGACGCTCCTGTACCCTCTGACGACGGAGAGCGCCATGAAGAAGATCGAGGATGTGAACACGCTTGTTTTCATTGTTGACCGTAACACGAACAAGCGTCAGATTAAGGCTGCCCTCGAGAAGGCGTACGATGTCAAGGCTGCTCGCGTGAACACGCTCATCCGCCCTGACGGTAAGAAGAAGGCCTTCATCCGCCTCACTCCTGACCAGGACGCTCTTGATGTGTCCAACCGCATTGGCTTTATTTAA
- a CDS encoding activating transcription factor 7 interacting protein → MGDVQPRGSLQLLSDSGDIEVARFQIKKETTTLGRALNNDVRLLLEDVSRKHCTIQFDSENRAVLHVMGSGGVWHNNVHVKPHANDTQIKLKDGDKLQISKHTLTFSYVTAAPASPRKRKPQMAAPESPATPRRQSARIKARASMPCFRTAWTPERAMRPIPLTQQTAPSEPAQSNSNNVAVEQPKMPQAPSMILADLNVWQRTSLDTNVPETHQDVNPGAESDLPNDTAMVNEAANTSQRRDFLECNQPEPEATEPEFVEPVATDPQVPESGPVDLEPMDPNPLEQELEANNSDASVQRVSESDPVDLTSVDPNSVELEPVEPKPADPAAIQSTLSELAQVGQEPLNPHPVDPESTESHPNSPGPTESRPADPNPIKLNANDAQSTHIDPTEFEATEPEKQGRDDAELEPKIDQPLDSQPTVPAEAHEFIEALDDHVWQADTKASLAEEKENEHRDTSDLTLCLEELEEQEVVDANRLLSAATPMTPRFPPTTPLRWSPAKSRKVSLRTATLLKRSAQLPIVPLVDREPPCAQTPPPSINSHIPTSTDSKDMELSAISSDEEDEEEVDSSLELQCASSPLPPRPLHSFMTPQTKRQEKPMVRRMSCSEMDQPTLRRQPSWQWLKSLFSPSRKTAPEPSKEQEPVPLGSERASTEVREQDEQESFFDASGDMDMTSMHHVTTPKANEKNLAPTPDMHVLKHVFAEPKQAVSPEATMHHFRHMMSEPKQTSAMDLSMSSAWTAMEEQVRDVPQEASVPAQPLQVLTPETDQLTKHRATRTVPKKEPYVPVRRQLPPRNAVKMSRIGSLSTSTTRTASEQQAAQTTCAVPPDTRLRRSGMASSLPVARAGTTIRTRATKESITNDREDATLNKRVTRGASKTRKN, encoded by the coding sequence AtgggcgacgtgcagcCGCGTGGATCACTGCAGTTACTGTCAGACAGCGGCGACATTGAGGTAGCTCGATTCCAAATAAAGAAAGAAACTACGACGCTAGGAAGAGCCCTTAACAATGACGTGCGACTGTTGCTCGAAGATGTGAGTCGTAAGCACTGCACGATTCAGTTCGACAGTGAGAATCGAGCTGTGTTACATGTGATGGGATCCGGCGGTGTATGGCATAATAATGTACATGTCAAACCCCACGCTAACGACACCCAAATCAAATTGAAGGATGGTGATAAACTTCAAATTTCCAAGCACACACTTACCTTTTCGTATGTGacagcagcgccagcatCTCCAAGAAAACGAAAGCCTCAGATGGCTGCACCCGAATCTCCTGCCACACCACGTCGTCAAAGTGCTCGAATCAAGGCACGTGCTAGCATGCCTTGTTTCCGAACCGCGTGGACGCCTGAGCGAGCCATGCGACCCATCCCTCTGACACAACAAACTGCACCGTCAGAGCCTGCTCAAAGCAACTCGAATAATGTGGCTGTCGAACAGCCAAAGATGCCTCAGGCGCCCAGCATGATCCTGGCCGACTTGAATGTCTGGCAACGCACATCCTTAGACACGAATGTGCCTGAGACGCATCAAGATGTGAATCCAGGAGCAGAATCTGACCTCCCAAATGACACCGCTATGGTGAATGAGGCGGCAAACACTTCTCAGCGAAGAGATTTCTTGGAATGCAACCAACCGGAGCCTGAAGCGACGGAGCCTGAATTCGTGGAGCCTGTAGCCACCGACCCACAAGTCCCTGAATCCGGTCCTGTTGATCTCGAGCCCATGGACCCCAACCCTTTGGAGCAGGAGCTTGAAGCCAATAATTCTGACGCTTCCGTCCAACGAGTATCCGAGTCCGATCCTGTTGATCTCACATCCGTGGACCCCAACTCTGTCGAGCTAGAGCCTGTCGAGCCTAAACCCGCTGATCCTGCTGCCATTCAATCTACTCTCTCTGAGCTTGCCCAAGTTGGGCAGGAGCCCCTTAATCCCCATCCTGTTGATCCGGAATCTACGGAGTCTCATCCCAATAGTCCCGGACCTACTGAGTCTCGTCCTGCTGATCCCAACCCTATCAAACTGAATGCTAACGACGCCCAATCCACTCATATTGACCCCACTGAATTCGAGGCCACCGAGCCAGAAAAACAGGGacgcgacgacgccgagctTGAGCCCAAAATCGATCAGCCTCTTGACTCTCAGCCTACCGTGCCGGCCGAAGCTCACGAGTTTATTGAAGCGCTTGATGACCATGTGTGGCAGGCAGATACAAAAGCGAGCTTAGCTGAAGAGAAGGAAAACGAGCATCGTGACACTTCTGATCTCACACTGTGTCTCGAAGAGCTGGAGGAGCAAGAAGTGGTAGACGCGAACCGTTTGCTTTCTGCAGCAACGCCCATGACGCCCCGGTTTCCACCAACCACGCCGCTGAGGTGGTCACCTGCGAAGTCGCGCAAAGTGAGTCTCCGAACAGCGACACTGCTGAAGCGCAGTGCTCAGCTTCCTATTGTGCCTCTGGTGGATAGGGAGCCTCCTTGTGCTCAGACGCCTCCTCCATCAATTAACTCGCACATTCCAACGTCGACGGATTCTAAAGACATGGAGCTCAGCGCTATATCATCagacgaagaggatgagGAAGAAGTCGATTCAAGTTTGGAGTTGCAGTGTGCTTCATCGCCACTGCCACCACGGCCTCTACATTCATTCATGACGCCGCAAACCAAGCGACAGGAAAAGCCTATGGTCcggcgcatgtcgtgctCTGAGATGGATCAGCCGACACTACGGCGTCAGCCGTCATGGCAATGGCTCAAAAGTCTCTTCTCGCCATCAAGAAAGACAGCCCCGGAACCAAGCAAGGAACAAGAACCGGTGCCATTGGGGTCAGAACGTGCTTCTACAGAGGTCCGTGAACAAGACGAACAGGAATCATTTTTCGATGCTAGTGGTGACATGGACATGACAAGTATGCATCATGTTACTACGCCAAAAGCAAATGAGAAAAATCTGGCTCCAACGCCAGATATGCATGTGCTTAAGCATGTATTTGCCGAGCCGAAGCAGGCCGTATCACCTGAAGCGACTATGCATCACTTCCGGCATATGATGTCTGAACCTAAACAAACTTCAGCCATGGATCTGAGCATGAGCAGTGCATGGACTGCTATGGAGGAACAAGTACGCGATGTACCCCAAGAGGCCAGTGTGCCTGCTCAACCGCTTCAGGTCCTAACCCCCGAAACAGATCAACTTACCAAGCATCGTGCGACACGCACTGTTCCAAAGAAAGAACCCTATGTCCCCGTTCGTCGGCAACTTCCACCGCGTAATGCCGTAAAAATGTCGCGTATCGGTTCATTATCTACATCAACTACCAGAACGGCAAGTGAGCAGCAGGCGGCACAAACTACATGTGCGGTGCCTCCAGACACGCGACTACGCCGATCTGGCATGGCATCTTCTTTACCGGTAGCCAGAGCCGGTACTACTATACGCACTCGTGCGACCAAAGAGTCGATCACAAACGACCGCGAAGATGCTACATTGAATAAGCGTGTGACCCGTGGTGCATCAAAAACACGGAAAAACTGA
- a CDS encoding transcription factor: MQWTSQQDRRNGAVRMDAERSSVTPHHGSSNDVHQEISTRHPATSAPSGSAPPYHLPPIGMTCPSPRPSMSSSRMPLFRANTVHTVTPRDYFNHFYHYKDYASPISSTPRASTSHLHRSLLDSPGSFARDHCARFRSKPIRSQTLPTFQDLTSRRVHPYASHAERKAWDASRSRLPHMDARDKYESLQSPTMHSTRMENRECAISPTEYGFMNMRHYYPDMRYPHVPGRVSASHTAGAHSPKVLDHYLEDEYYHNNGKPTGYVYPSPRYRPVPNLSRSHEKFHGSYGSPQRLYQHPSKDEDEYPTSYAMVTMPHSHWSEDDASSSDMLEKQEFEKMTNTRSTPAQAPPKRGGKLPKHITDTLKAWLLEHADHPYPTEDEKRAFCDYTGLDICQISNWFVNARRRILAPAGARATNATGTTATNAAAPPATT, encoded by the coding sequence ATGCAATGGACTAGCCAGCAGGATAGAAGAAATGGGGCTGTTAGGATGGACGCAGAAAGGTCGTCAGTAACTCCGCACCATGGCTCGTCTAATGATGTACATCAAGAGATTTCCACTAGACACCCCGCCACGTCTGCGCCGTCCGGCTCGGCCCCTCCATATCACCTACCCCCCATCGGTATGACTTGTCCCTCTCCACGCCCAAGTATGAGCTCATCTCGCATGCCCCTCTTCCGAGCCAACACTGTTCACACTGTGACGCCTCGTGATTATTTTAATCACTTTTACCACTATAAAGACTACGCCTCGCCTATATCGTCCACACCGCGTGCTTCGACGAGCCACTTGCATCGGAGTCTTTTGGATAGTCCAGGATCATTTGCTCGTGACCACTGTGCTCGTTTCAGGTCCAAACCGATTCGTTCGCAAACGTTGCCCACTTTTCAAGACTTGACATctcggcgcgtgcatccTTACGCATCTCATGCCGAGCGTAAGGCGTGGGACGCAAGCAGGTCAAGATTACCTCACATGGATGCAAGAGATAAATACGAGTCTCTTCAAAGTCCAACTATGCATTCAACACGCATGGAAAACCGGGAATGCGCTATAAGCCCCACAGAATATGGTTTTATGAATATGCGACACTATTACCCAGATATGCGCTATCCACATGTACCTGGTCGTGTGTCTGCTTCACACACGGCAGGGGCCCACAGCCCCAAGGTCTTGGACCACTACTTGGAGGATGAATACTACCACAATAATGGTAAGCCAACTGGATATGTATATCCAAGCCCTAGGTATCGACCTGTTCCCAATTTGTCACGATCGCACGAAAAGTTTCATGGCTCTTATGGCTCTCCGCAAAGACTGTACCAACATCCTTCGAAGGACGAAGATGAGTATCCAACATCGTATGCTATGGTTACTATGCCTCATTCCCACTGGTCTGAAGACGATGCATCAAGTTCAGATATGCTAGAGAAGCAAGAGTTCGAAAAGATGACCAACACAAGGAGTACcccggcgcaggcgccacCCAAGCGCGGCGGTAAGTTGCCCAAACACATCACCGATACGCTTAAGGCATGGCTTCTAGAGCATGCGGATCATCCCTACCCCACAGAAGATGAAAAGCGCGCATTTTGCGATTATACAGGCCTGGACATTTGCCAGATCTCTAATTGGTTTGTGaacgcgcggcgccgcatTCTTGCACCCGCAGGAGCTCGCGCCACCAATGCAACTGGAACAACGGCCACGAATGCAGCGGCGCCCCCTGCAACGACTTGA
- a CDS encoding mitofusin 2 — protein MSSIQVEPAMDPKPSASEVSFKETRPEQLSAASADLSEEKFVYGRDKLVASINATGEVLQQLRAFNKDQWILRYPEQQDGQEEAKLPLSVLRVDLKLGATQNASTLVNSMEKSSVGRLLDERMSRSDHHLQNLRMRIIDTQSKVLVTGDLNAGKSTFINALMRRELVPTDQQPCTSMFCEIRDANQENDGREEVHVIYDLASYDPKDSSTFTRRDLSDLEGIFVEQEEKQDEMISVLKCFCVDSHTTHESLLHNGAVDIALIDAPGLNQDSVKTTALFAREEEIDVIVFVVSAENHFTLSAREFLQNASNDKAYVFVVVNKYDQIRNKEKCHRRVLEQIRELSPRTFEEADELVHFVDSRTVCDAANTESMNEYVEHFSAMENNLRQFVLRRRAKSKLLPAKTYMERLLSDVLFLVRLNQNAAQDDLVSARRELSKSRPALAACEANALKAQRMVEGEEDRVVSSITQSSEEVLTKALETVGNGESAHSSVKLPAYPGLLNLWQYAQDVREALVSSLHAVVRDCESMARNSTTQAVEKIGHAGEQFLPKDIDVPKRIFMPEAMFSHKHEGTVFAGLGVSLDIVNVRLTDLFDVPHHFSFVMGRFSPKSSPDDSNDKALTTPSFTVGLGALSLLGGHALNAKTIAEAFVRFTDILGSRVVRRWAAPVLLLLGAGAVAWIVTDLPNAVPRNVGRNLQRELKGGHGVVQLPGNSPMLLRNSSNLFATMHSMRTMREVRKVLRLASWDIQEKFRVAISQHRANVSKAEAQEKLADKAVEWLSQTAARSAAIQSEVACLL, from the coding sequence ATGTCGTCGATTCAGGTAGAGCCGGCGATGGATCCTAAGCCCTCGGCATCAGAAGTTTCGTTCAAGGAAACTAGGCCGGAGCAGCTCTCAGCTGCATCAGCTGATTTGAGTGAAGAAAAGTTTGTTTATGGTCGAGACAAATTGGTCGCGTCAATCAACGCCACAGGTGAAGTGCTGCAACAGTTGCGCGCATTTAACAAAGACCAATGGATTCTTCGCTATCCTGAACAACAAGACGGTCAAGAAGAAGCCAAACTGCCGCTTTCTGTCCTTCGTGTCGACCTAAAACTGGGTGCCACCCAAAATGCGAGCACCTTGGTCAATTCGATGGAAAAGTCGTCGGTTGGCCGCCTTCTCGATGAGCGCATGAGTCGCTCAGATCACCACTTACAGAATTTGCGCATGCGTATTATTGACACGCAGTCCAAAGTGCTGGTCACTGGTGACTTGAACGCAGGAAAATCTACGTTTATCAACGCATTGATGCGTCGTGAGCTAGTGCCAACAGACCAGCAACCGTGCACCTCAATGTTTTGTGAGATTCGTGATGCAAATCAGGAAAATGATGGCCGCGAAGAAGTGCACGTTATCTACGATTTGGCCTCATACGACCCAAAGGACTCATCGACGTTCACTCGTCGCGATCTAAGTGATCTCGAAGGCATTTTTGTCGAACAAGAAGAAAAGCAAGATGAGATGATCTCTGTTCTTAAGTGTTTCTGCGTGGACTCTCATACCACGCATGAGAGTCTACTTCATAACGGTGCTGTCGATATTGCCCTCATTGATGCTCCTGGTTTGAATCAGGATAGTGTCAAGACCACGGCCTTATTTGCTCGTGAGGAAGAGATCGACGTGATTGTGTTTGTGGTGAGTGCCGAAAACCACTTTACGCTGAGCGCTCGCGAGTTCCTGCAAAATGCCAGCAACGACAAAGCATACGTTTTTGTCGTGGTAAACAAGTATGACCAAATTCGTAACAAGGAAAAGTGTCATCGCCGCGTTCTTGAGCAAATTCGCGAGCTGAGCCCGCGGACATTTGAAGAGGCGGATGAACTGGTCCACTTCGTCGATTCACGTACGGTGTGCGATGCAGCAAACACAGAAAGCATGAACGAATATGTTGAACACTTCTCTGCTATGGAAAACAACTTGCGTCAGTTTGTACTTCGCCGACGTGCGAAGTCCAAGCTTTTGCCTGCCAAGACCTATAtggagcgcctgctcagTGACGTTCTCTTCCTGGTTCGTCTGAACCAAAATGCTGCGCAGGACGACCTCGTGTCGGCACGCCGTGAACTAAGTAAGAGCCGTCCAGCGTTAGCCGCCTGCGAGGCAAACGCACTCAAGGCTCAACGCATGGTCGAGGGTGAAGAAGACCGTGTTGTGTCGTCGATCACACAGTCATCTGAAGAGGTTCTTACCAAAGCGCTCGAAACTGTTGGTAACGGTGAGTCGGCGCATTCTTCGGTGAAGCTGCCAGCTTATCCAGGTCTCCTGAACTTGTGGCAATATGCTCAAGATGttcgcgaggcgcttgtTTCTAGTCTACATGCGGTTGTGCGGGATTGTGAGTCGATGGCGCGCAATTCCACGACCCAAGCCGTGGAAAAAATTGGTCACGCGGGTGAACAGTTCCTGCCCAAGGATATCGATGTGCCCAAGCGTATTTTCATGCCTGAAGCCATGTTTTCTCATAAGCACGAAGGCACCGTATTTGCCGGACTTGGTGTCAGCCTCGATATTGTGAATGTGCGCCTGACAGATTTGTTTGATGTGCCTCACCACTTTTCATTTGTGATGGGCCGCTTTTCTCCTAAGTCGTCTCCGGATGATTCGAATGATAAGGCACTTACGACGCCCAGCTTCACAGTGGGTCTGGGTGCCCTGAGTCTGCTTGGTGGCCATGCACTGAATGCCAAGACGATCGCCGAGGCGTTTGTGCGTTTCACGGATATTCTCGGCAgtcgcgtcgtgcgcagaTGGGCAGCGCCtgtcttgctgctgctgggtGCTGGAGCTGTGGCCTGGATCGTAACCGATTTGCCCAACGCCGTGCCACGCAACGTCGGTCGGAATCTTCAGCGCGAGCTCAAGGGAGGCCATGGTGTTGTGCAGTTGCCCGGCAATAGTCCCATGCTCCTCCGCAACTCGTCGAATTTGTTTGCGACGATGCACAGTATGCGCACAATGCGTGAAGTTCGCAAAGTATTGCGCTTGGCCAGCTGGGATATTCAAGAGAAGTTCCGCGTCGCCATCAGCCAGCACCGTGCCAATGTCAGTAAGGCTGAAGCTCAGGAGAAACTCGCGGACAAAGCCGTAGAATGGCTTTCGCAGACGGCGGCACGAAGCGCCGCCATCCAGTCAGAGGTGGCTTGCTTGCTCTAA
- a CDS encoding exosome complex component RRP42, with translation MPPATLSRTEQSYLLDGLRSKPAERADRRGLHEYRMMQVDTDLSLQADGSARVVLGSTEVHCGVKAEIESYDAPHVNVLPDVDFAPWLPPSPRVQVMVEYSPALLHEHNATELAMITDTVQDMLQACYALTGNSIGPLDARQFIVVPYARYWVLHLDVYVMSWSGGNVLDAVFAAAFCAMYQARIPGTKILSLDKAAARQDDEVDQDDPAGIKFITRGRKPSSSAAIDDAVDFTLENEWDHGHLLAGREDVPVCITIYPFEDTYLLDPTLEEETALSSGIAVLASARGQIYGIRQRGSGELTLDAIHKAADVGTSYAKQLAQTLQARFV, from the coding sequence ATGCCACCAGCGACGCTTTCACGGACGGAACAGAGCTACTTGCTTGATGGGCTTCGTTCGAAGCCTGCGGAACGTGCAGACCGGCGTGGTTTGCACGAATACCGGATGATGCAGGTTGATACGGATTTGTCGCTGCAGGCTGATGGCTCGGCGCGAGTCGTGCTAGGCAGTACCGAGGTGCATTGTGGTGTCAAGGCAGAGATAGAATcgtacgatgcgccgcatgtAAATGTGCTACCAGATGTGGATTTCGCGCCGTGGCTCCCACCGAGTCCGCGTGTACAAGTCATGGTCGAGTACTCGCCGGCTCTTTTGCACGAGCATAATGCGACAGAACTGGCGATGATTACCGATACCGTGCAGGATATGCTACAAGCATGCTATGCTCTCACAGGCAACTCGATTGGACCATTAGATGCGCGCCAGTTTATCGTGGTGCCATATGCACGGTACTGGGTGTTGCATCTCGACGTCTACGTGATGTCGTGGAGTGGCGGGAATGTCTTGGACGCTGTCTTTGCAGCGGCGTTTTGTGCGATGTACCAAGCGCGGATACCTGGTACCAAGATCCTTTCTTTGGACAAAGCGGCTGCGCGGCAAGATGACGAGGTAGATCAAGACGATCCAGCTGGTATCAAGTTTATTACGCGAGGCCGGAAgccatcgtcgtcggctGCCATTGACGATGCTGTGGACTTTACTTTGGAGAATGAGTGGGATCATGGGCATCTTTTGGCTGGTCGTGAGGATGTGCCTGTATGCATTACTATATACCCCTTTGAGGACACATATCTCCTCGATCCCACGCTCGAAGAAGAGACGGCCCTGTCGTCTGGCATCGCTGTGCTTGCCTCTGCTCGTGGACAGATCTACGGCATTCGACAGCGAGGTAGTGGCGAGTTGACACTCGATGCGATACACAAGGCGGCGGACGTGGGTACATCCTATGCAAAGCAGCTCGCTCAGACTTTACAGGCGCGTTTCGTATAG